Genomic DNA from Candidatus Cloacimonas sp.:
ATATCAATGCAAGATAAAGCCAAATTGCTTATTTACCAAACAAAAAAGAGAAACTCATTGACAGCTAAGGCACATTTTTAAAAAAGGATTATGCTGTGGTTGTGATTATCTTCTGAGCGTTACATCTGGATAAATCACCCAAAATCAGTTCGCAAAAATACTTAAAATAAACATAACCAGAAGGAGACCAAAATGGCTTTCAACCTAAAAAATCGTAACTTTCTTACCCTGATGGATTATACTCCTAAGGAAATTCAATTTTTACTGGATCTTGCTTTGCAGCTTAAAAAAGCAAAATATGCAGGCACGGAACAACCAAATTTAAGCGGGAAAAACATCGCTCTGATTTTTGAAAAAGATAGCACGCGCACTCGTTGTGCTTTTGAAGTCGCCGCTTTAGACCAAGGCGCTCACACAACTTATTTGGGACCTACTGGCTCACAATTGGGCAAAAAAGAATCCGTTGCCGACACGGCAAGGGTTTTAGGCAGAATGTATGATGGAATTGAATACCGGGGTTTCGGACAAGAAATCGTGGAAGAACTGGCAAAATACGCCGGAGTGCCTGTTTGGAACGGTTTAACTGATCAGGATCATCCTACCCAGGTTTTGGCTGATTTTTTAACAGCTCTGGAACAATTAAACAAACCCTTGAATGAAATGGTTTTCGTTTACAGCGGAGATGGACGCAATAATATGGCAAATGCTTTGATGATTGGTGCTTGCAAAACCGGAATGGATTTTAGAATTGTAGCCCCTAAAACGCTTTTTCCCGATCCTAATTTAGTTAATAAATGCCTT
This window encodes:
- the argF gene encoding ornithine carbamoyltransferase; translated protein: MAFNLKNRNFLTLMDYTPKEIQFLLDLALQLKKAKYAGTEQPNLSGKNIALIFEKDSTRTRCAFEVAALDQGAHTTYLGPTGSQLGKKESVADTARVLGRMYDGIEYRGFGQEIVEELAKYAGVPVWNGLTDQDHPTQVLADFLTALEQLNKPLNEMVFVYSGDGRNNMANALMIGACKTGMDFRIVAPKTLFPDPNLVNKCLKVAQETGAKITLTDNIDEGVKDADVLYTDVWVSMGEPDSVWEQRINLLKPYQVNSAMLQKTGKSTTIFMHCLPAFHDLKTKIGKEIYEKFGLDSMEVSNEVFEGPQSVVFDEAENRMHTIKAVMVATLG